In Lentilitoribacter sp. Alg239-R112, the following proteins share a genomic window:
- a CDS encoding O-antigen ligase has protein sequence MNQPVADSRGATQVSDQLRLRDFIASDHVRRALLVLFSSIIFVTIILSFRPFNASSDAPRITGGDAVNQIGFITLLVISGFMMLTQVSSRKLRAVASPAWILALGAMAVAVYMSNDSIAAGRALALALISAFVALNIIMVPASVRDFRAVLVLTSTLVIVISYIGLVLFPDAAVHSSGGYEAQHEGLWRGPFRHKNIAGPIFSILTIFGVYIYRSGDKAMGVVIALLSFIFVLKTGSKTTTGFLPMAIFAILTARLFGSSKTAIFTVIITFLGAALLSVGTVYSENLKTITSLFLDDTTFTGRDDLWHFGIDNVLTRPFFGFGFDNFWQTDMVKNGVIPAYSKWDFLNIVHGHNSYIDTMLAFGFVGGPIIIFVVYILPMINYVRAYNDPSKRHLADMFMMVIAFTILLSLMEAFVLSRSDPIWIMHIFSVFGLQILARTHKNHASERQFQSFK, from the coding sequence GTGAATCAGCCCGTCGCTGATAGTAGGGGGGCAACACAGGTTTCCGACCAGTTGCGTTTACGAGATTTTATTGCAAGTGATCATGTACGGCGCGCACTCCTAGTTCTGTTTTCAAGCATAATATTTGTAACAATCATTCTTTCTTTTCGCCCATTCAATGCAAGCTCCGATGCCCCGAGAATAACTGGCGGCGACGCCGTTAATCAGATTGGTTTCATAACCTTATTGGTAATTTCTGGGTTTATGATGCTTACGCAGGTCAGCTCGCGCAAATTACGTGCAGTGGCATCGCCAGCATGGATATTAGCCTTAGGCGCAATGGCTGTTGCCGTTTACATGTCCAATGACAGTATTGCTGCTGGTAGAGCATTGGCATTGGCCCTTATTTCAGCTTTTGTGGCATTAAATATCATCATGGTACCGGCATCTGTTCGTGATTTCCGAGCAGTCCTGGTGTTAACATCAACTTTAGTTATAGTTATTTCCTATATAGGACTTGTACTTTTCCCTGACGCAGCAGTTCATTCCTCTGGCGGATATGAGGCTCAACACGAAGGACTTTGGCGCGGTCCATTCCGTCATAAGAATATAGCCGGCCCAATTTTTTCTATTCTCACCATTTTTGGCGTTTACATCTACAGATCTGGGGATAAAGCCATGGGCGTAGTCATCGCACTTCTTTCGTTTATCTTCGTATTGAAAACGGGCTCTAAGACTACGACAGGCTTCCTGCCCATGGCTATTTTTGCAATCTTGACCGCACGTCTCTTTGGGAGTTCTAAAACAGCTATTTTTACGGTGATTATAACATTCTTGGGAGCCGCGCTTTTATCAGTTGGCACCGTTTATAGCGAAAATTTAAAAACCATAACGAGCCTTTTCCTAGATGATACCACATTCACGGGGCGGGATGATCTTTGGCACTTTGGGATAGATAATGTTCTAACACGCCCATTCTTTGGATTTGGTTTCGACAATTTCTGGCAAACCGATATGGTCAAAAATGGGGTTATTCCGGCCTATTCAAAATGGGATTTTCTTAACATTGTTCATGGCCACAACAGTTACATCGATACAATGTTGGCATTTGGTTTCGTTGGAGGACCCATCATCATATTTGTTGTCTACATCCTACCTATGATCAACTATGTACGAGCATATAATGATCCATCAAAACGACATCTGGCGGACATGTTTATGATGGTCATTGCCTTTACAATACTATTATCTTTGATGGAGGCGTTTGTTCTAAGTAGATCCGATCCGATCTGGATCATGCATATATTCTCAGTTTTCGGCCTTCAAATCTTGGCCAGAACTCACAAAAATCATGCATCAGAACGACAATTTCAGAGTTTTAAGTAA
- a CDS encoding copper homeostasis protein CutC, with product MSIRTEICIDSVEGVLAAKEAGANGVELCSALLEGGLTPSYGLVKRAVAVSGNVDIQVMIRPRGGDFLYTEEEFCSMKEDIIALKCLGVEGFVFGLLDADGSVDISRTAELIELSRPVAVTFHRAIDMAYDPLSALDTLIDLGVERILTSGHSPNALEGAPVIHQMVKRAKGRIRIMAGCGITPNNVVRILDETGVNEIHFSAFEKQAGPMLYRNNRVSMGGTLRPPEFDRSVTSTYRIDGILSAIE from the coding sequence TTGTCCATCAGAACTGAAATATGTATCGATTCTGTTGAAGGTGTTCTCGCCGCGAAAGAAGCAGGCGCGAATGGGGTGGAGCTATGTTCGGCGTTATTGGAGGGCGGACTTACACCGTCATACGGGTTAGTAAAACGCGCTGTTGCTGTTTCTGGAAATGTCGATATTCAAGTTATGATCAGGCCGCGTGGTGGTGACTTTCTTTACACCGAAGAAGAGTTTTGCTCCATGAAAGAAGATATCATAGCTTTGAAATGTTTGGGTGTTGAAGGGTTCGTATTTGGCTTGCTCGATGCTGATGGTAGCGTAGATATTTCAAGAACTGCCGAGTTGATTGAATTATCCCGCCCCGTAGCAGTGACATTTCATCGAGCGATAGATATGGCTTATGATCCTCTATCTGCGCTAGATACACTAATTGATTTGGGTGTTGAGCGCATATTAACATCAGGCCATTCTCCAAATGCGCTTGAGGGAGCACCGGTGATCCACCAGATGGTGAAACGTGCGAAAGGTCGGATTAGAATTATGGCTGGGTGCGGAATTACACCCAATAATGTTGTCAGAATTCTTGACGAAACAGGTGTCAATGAAATTCACTTCTCAGCATTCGAAAAACAAGCAGGCCCTATGCTTTACAGGAACAATCGAGTATCTATGGGGGGCACATTGCGTCCGCCAGAGTTTGATCGATCTGTGACATCTACCTACCGGATAGATGGTATATTATCTGCAATAGAATAA